The Bradyrhizobium sp. B097 genome contains the following window.
CAGGGCGGCGCGGGCCTTTTGCGACGGTCACAAGCGGGTGAGGGGAGCGTGAACTGACGGCGCGCTGCCTGCGGCGCCGTCAGTGGATCAAGAGAGACTGCGTCTCAGTCCTGATAGTTGTTGCCGTAGAAGCTGCGCTGCTGCTGGTAGTACGGCCGCGGCTGATAGGTGCCTTGCGGCGCCGCCGCGTAGCCCTGATTGCCGTAATATTGCTGCTGGCCATAGGCCTGCGCGTCGTAGACGCGACGGCTTGACGGCGGCGCCGGGTAGCGCTGCGCAGTCGAGCTGCCGTCGGCCGGATAGATGTAGCCATCATCGGCGCGGGCCTGCGCCGGATATTCGCGCGGCTGCGGTGTCAGGACGACAGGGTCGCCGGCGGCGGCGGTGCCGTATTGCTCGTCCTGCTGCGGCGCGCGGCGGGCGACCGCGGTGCCGTTGCGTCCACGCGGATTGCGCGCCAGCGCGACCTGCGCCGAGCCGGTCAGCGTCACCGTGGTGTTGAGCACGCCTTCCTTCTGGACCAGGGCGTAGAGCGTCGATGCGTTGTCGCGCGACAGCCGCACGCAGCCATGCGAGGCTGGTGTGCCCAAGCGGTTGACCGAGTCGGTGCCGTGGATCGCGTGCCCGATCTTGGTGAAGAAGATCGAATGCGGCATCGGCGCGTCGTCGAATTCCTTGGAGTAGTGATCCTCTTCCATGCGGAAGGCGCGGAAGGTGCCGTTCGGCGTTTCGCGCGAGGGGATGCCGCTCGAGACCGGCCAGTGATAGCGCGCGACGCCGTCGACCGCGACGGTCATCTGCTGGTTGTCCTTGTCGATGGTGATGTCGACCTTGGCCTGCGCGGCGCCGGCCGCGAACAGCATCACGGAAGTGAACGCAATAAGGAACGAACGCATTTTACCTTTTGGCCTCCAGGCCTGATTACAAAGCCGTGGCTCTCCGTCCCCGGCAAACAATATGCCCGGAATCGAAATTTGGTTCCAGTGGCGGATCTGGTGCATCGTTAATCCCGCACGCGGCGCAAACAAGGCCGAAGCCGGGCTGGTCTATCGCGGCGGACTGACATTTTCGCGAGCAGGCCGCGACAGCGGCCCCAGTTGGTCACCGCCACGCAACCATTTGGCCGCATGGGCGTTTCACAATCCCGCCAAGACGGCGCATTCGCGTCACGCTTCAAGGAACCCAGATGAACAACACCAAGGTTAAGACCGCGGCCGTCGTCCCAGCCGGCCTCTCCGCGCGGCTCCTGCTTGTGGCCGCAGCCCTCGCTTTGGCGCTGACGACTGTCCCCCATGCCGGCCATGCCCAGGGCATCATCCGCGGGGCTCACGAAGGCGCCTATGAGGGCAACCGGGCCGCCGGTCCGATAGGCGGCGTGGTCGGTGGGGCCGTTGGTGCCGGCGTCGGTGGCGCGATGGGCGCGGTCAAGGGCGTGTTCGGTATCCCGGATCGCGGCTACCGCCGTGGCCACCGCTGCCGCGGCTACTACCGCCACGGACATTTCCACTGCTACTGATTGGGGAAGAACCCGTAGCCCGGATGGAGCGCAGCGAAATCCGGGTTCTGCAGGCTTGGCGATAAAGGTCCCGGATTTCGCTCCGCTTCATCCGGGCTACAGACGTCAGTTCTTCAGCCGGTAGCCGGTCCGGAAGATCCAGGCCACGATCACCATGCAGGCGATCAGGAAGCCCGCAGTCATGCCGAGGCTGAGCCCGACGCTGACATCGGCGATCTCGTAGAAGCTCCAGCGGAAGCCGGAGATCAGATAGACCACGGGATTGAGCAGCGTGATGGTGCG
Protein-coding sequences here:
- a CDS encoding L,D-transpeptidase encodes the protein MRSFLIAFTSVMLFAAGAAQAKVDITIDKDNQQMTVAVDGVARYHWPVSSGIPSRETPNGTFRAFRMEEDHYSKEFDDAPMPHSIFFTKIGHAIHGTDSVNRLGTPASHGCVRLSRDNASTLYALVQKEGVLNTTVTLTGSAQVALARNPRGRNGTAVARRAPQQDEQYGTAAAGDPVVLTPQPREYPAQARADDGYIYPADGSSTAQRYPAPPSSRRVYDAQAYGQQQYYGNQGYAAAPQGTYQPRPYYQQQRSFYGNNYQD